CAGGTTTCATCTTGGGGCGGCATTTTATACAATATCAAGTATCTGGCCGAAAGCGGCGTCGGGGAAATCGTGCCGGTAGTCAATGCCGGCGATGATGCCTACAAAGATATTATTAAAATCCTGAAGAAATATCCAAATGTGAATTTAGAATATATAAGTCGCGTAGATGCCTTGAACAATCATTGCTTCCTGTATTATCACAACCAATCTCACAAATGTGAAATATTGAAAGGCGGCGTGCCCCGATTGAATTACAAGCAAATATCGCCTTTACTTAATTGCGAAATTGCGCTGGTCAATTTTATTTCCGGTCGCGATATCGCTTTGCAAACTCTCGAGAAATTTCGTGGCAATTATCACGGCCTTATTTATATGGACATTCATTCGCTGACTTTGGGCAGCCGAAAAGTCAAAGACGGTTTCAAACGATTTTTGCGGCGTCCGTCAAATTGGTTCAGGTACGCCGCCTGCGCCGATATTTTGCAAATGAATGAAAATGAATTTGAGATTTTATCAGGACGTAAATTATCAAGGAATGACTTAATACAATTTTGGTTGCCTATTTCGGCCAATACGAAATGCCTGAACATTACCCTCAGGCGTGAAGGTTCTCTTGTAGTTTCAGGCAAAGCCAATCCAAAGATAAAAGAAATTTCTCCGGTTAGGGTTTCTCGGGTTTATGATACGACGGGATGCGGAGACGCTTTCGCGGCCGGTTTTATATCCGAATATCTAAATAGTAAAAACTTTGTCAAATCAGCCGCCAATGGAAACAGGCTAGCGGCCCAGCGATGCGGAGTAAAGGGCAAAGTCTTTTGAAATTCGTCATTTACTTTTCCTGATTCTCTTGACCTTTTTCGCAATTCTCTATACTTTACCGCTTCACAAGAGCAGGAACAATTCATGGAGGCTTCATGAAAGATAAACTTAAAGAATGTATTAAATGGCTGAAATCAAAGGGTGTCGATTACGCCGATTGCCGATACGTTCGTCGGGAAGCCGAAAACATCCGTACGGCCAACGGCAATGTCGAGATGTTGTCGCGCGATCTTGATGTCGGCGTCGGAATTCGAGTGCTTGCCAGCGGCTCCTGGGGATTCGCTGCGACGGCCGTTTTGACATCGGTCGATTTGAAGAAAACGGCTAATAAGGCTTTGCAGGTCGCCAAAGCGTCGGCTATGACTCAACGTGAGAAAGTCGTGCTGGCCGATGAAAAACCGCATGTTGATTATTATAAATCGCCATGTAAAAAGGATCCGTTTAGGATTCCGACCGATGAGAAATTGAATTTACTGATCGGATTAACGGAAGATTTGAAAAAGGTCAAAAAAATCCGGCGGGCCGAAGCGAGCATGGACTTCTTTAAGACCAATAAGATATTCGTATCGACCGACGGAGCCGAAATTGAACAGGATATAATAGAGTCAGGCGGGGGATTCGAAGCTCTTGCTTTTCACGGCAAGGAAGCCCATCGCCGGTCTTATCCTAATTCTTTCCGTGGAGATTATGCCTGCCGCGGTTATGAATTTATCGAGGAGATGGATTTGCCGTCGCATACCGAACGGATCGCCAATGAAGCGGTTCAGCTTCTTTCGGCCAAACCCTGTCCGGATACGCATAGCGATATTATTATTTGCGGCTCTCAGATGGCGCTTCAGGTACATGAATCATGCGGGCATCCGATTGAATTGGATCGCGTTCTGGGAACCGAGATTTCACTTGCGGGCGGTTCGTTTATGACGATTGATAAACTCAATAAATTGAAATACGGTTCGGATATCGTCAATATCACCGCCGACGCGACCATCAAGGGAGCTTTTGGCAGTTTCGGCTATGATGATGAAGGTGTCAAGGCGCAGCGCAAACCGATAATTAAAAACGGTAAATTTGTCGGATATTTGACCAGTCGGGAAACTGGTCCGATCGTAAAGAAGAAATCCAACGGAACGATGCGCGCTTCCGGATGGAATCGCATTCCGCTGATTCGCATGACCAATATAAACCTCGAGCCGGGCAAGTGGGAACTTGATGACCTTATCGCCGATACAAAAAAAGGAATCTTTTTTGGCCCCAACAAAAGCTGGTCAATCGATGATAAGCGGCTGAATTTCCAGTTCGGCGGAGAATGTGCCTGGGAAATCAAGAATGGAAAATTGGGTCAGATGTATAAGAACCCCGTTTATACCGGGATAACGCCTGAATTCTGGAATTCCTGCGACGCAATCTGTAATAAAAATCACTGGCATGTCTGGGGAGTCCCTAATTGTGGAAAAGGAGAGCCGATGCAATCAATGCATGTCGCTCATGGCACAGCCCCAGCCCGGTTCAGAAATATAAAAGTGGGGGTGAGCAAATGATTGGAAAACAAAAATTGATCGCCCATCTCAAAAAAGCTCTCGCGTATTCAAAAGCGGATGATACCGAAATAGTCTTTATCGGTTCTGAGTCCGGTTTGACCCGGTACGCAAATTCGGCGATTCATCAGAATGTTTTTGAGAATAACTGTAAAATCTACGTTCGCACGGCGGTCGGCAAGAAGGTCGGCGTTGCCTCGACCAATTCGCTTAATGCCCAGTCTCTGCGGAAAACAATCGATAATTCATTGGAAATTGCCCAAAACCAACCTGATAATCCTCTCTATATCGGGTTGGCCAAACCGGCGAAATACAAATCAATGAAAACTTTTGACGCCGGGACCGCCAAATTCACTCCTCGCGACAGGGCAAAAGTGGTCAAAAAGATTATTTCGGTGGCGGATAAAAAGAATTTCACTCTGGCGGGAGCGTTCGCGACGTCGAGCGGTGAAATCGCGATTGTGAATTCCAACGGTGTGAAAGCGTATCAGCCGACGACATCCGCCTCAATAAATATGATCGCCATGTCGGATACGTCTTCTGGATACGCGGCCGCGCTATCCCGTCGTGTCAATGATATTGATTTTGATATGCTGGCCAACCGCGCGGTTGACAAATGCGAAATGTCTCTGAATCCGATTTCGATTGAGCCGGGAACTTATGAGATTATATTGGAGCCGGCCGCGGCGGCATCGCTCCTTGAATGGATGAATTATATCGGAATGGGTTCGAAATCTTTCCAGGAGAAAACATCCTTCCTGGCGGGGAAAATCGGCAAAAAGGTTACTTCGGAAATGATTTCGATCTATGATAATAGCCTTGACGAAAAATCGATCGGATTTCCTTTCGACTTTGAAGGCGTTCCCAAGAAAAAGGTCAATATTATTCAAAAGGGAATAGCCAAAGGGGTCGTTTATGATCGTATGTCGGGTCCGAAAGACAAAAAGAAATCAACCGGTCACGCCCTGACCCCGAACGAAAGCAATGAAGGTGCCCTGGGCCTCAATCTTGTCATATCTCCGGGAAAAGCCAAACGGGATAAAATGATTGAAAAGGTCAAAAAGGGTATCTTAATAACCCGTTTCCATTACATCAACGGGTTTATTGATACGCCTAATGCCGTTATGACGGGAATGACTCGTGACGGTACGTTTTTAATCGAAAAAGGCAATATTAAAGGCGGAATCAAGAACCTCAGGTTTACCGATGCCATGCTTAGAGCTTTTGCCACAACCGTGGCGATTTCCCGAGAAACTGAGCTGGTGGAATCATGGTGGGATGCTGTGGGCTGTATTAAAGCCCCGACGATTCATCTTAAGAAGTTCAAGTTCACGGGCAAGACCGAGTTTTAGATTGCAGTTTTTCGACCAAAAAATCCCGGAATTTCCGGGGTTTTTTTTTGCAACCATTTGCGGCCATTAAACGTAATCAAACTAGGGTTAAATTAAAGACTGGGGTCTCATTATGTGGAAACAACTTAAGTTAGGCTTAATGACAACCGCGGCCATATTGGTCATAACTTTATTGGGGGCGACCGAAGCGATGGCGAAAGAAAAGGTTGTCGTTTTCGAAAATGTCGAAATCGATGAACTGGTTATCCAGGGATTGGAAGTTACTGAGCGTACCACGGTAGATATTTATGCCGTTGGGGGCGGACAGAGTTATCACAGCGATTTATTCGCGTTTGCCTGGATAATTGATGCCGATGATCGGGAAATTGTCTGGTCGATGAACGACGAATGCGACGAATGGGATAGAGTTTCAGGAATATTGATCGAATGTGAATCCACTCTACGGTTGCGACCGGGAAAATATGAAGCGTATTATTATGTCGGAGTTCCGAGGCTTAGTTCGGGATATAATATTTCGGTGAATGATTTGGGTGATTTGATCGAGATTTTTGGAGATATTTTTAATCAGGATGAGTATGAAGAACGCGATTTTTTGGAAGATGATATTGAAGATTTAACCCTGGTAATTGAATCCGAAGAAGATAAGATTAGATTATACACACCGCAATTTGATAATTATCCCGGAGCATTTGTATCTATTACTCGCCCCGGTCCCGAGGAATATATCTCCCAGGGATTTAAACTATCCAAAGAAATTGAACTGGATGTATATGCCATAGGCGAATATGGCTCTTCATACGAGGTTTTTGTTGACGGGGCCTGGATTATAGATGCCTCTACTCGTAAAAAAGTCTGGGAAATGGATAAGTGGAATACCGATCCTGCCGGAGGCGCGAGAAAAAACAGGTATTTCCGTGATCGGATTACCTTACCGGCCGGTGAGTATATCGCTTACTATGCGACCGATGACTCCCATGATGCCGATGAATGGAATGCTCCGCCTCCGGGTGATCCCAACAATTACGGGTTGACTGTTTCCACGGTAGATAAGGATGCGGTGAGCGGGGTTGCGGATTATAGTGATGGTCAGGGTGAAACAGAAATTGTACGGTTAACTCGAATTAGAGATGATGAATTTGAACGAGCGGGATTTGTTTTGAATAAAGACGCCAAAATTCATATTGTCGGCCTGGGAGAAAGAGATTACAGCAACGATTATCTCGTCGATTATGGATGGATTACTAACGCTGAGACGATGGAACGAGTTTGGGAAATGGACGCCGAAGACTGCGGCTTTGCCGGCGGAGGGGCCAAAAACGCGATGTTCGATGGTATTATTGAATTAGAAGCGGGCAATTATATCGTTTACTATCGATCCGATGGTTCCCATTCTTACGGAGATTGGAACGTTACCCCGCCGTTTAACCGACGCGGTTGGGGGATATCTCTGTACGGTGTTGGCAGCGACTTTTCAGAAAACAGCTTTGAATTATTTGATGATTTTGAACCGGCCGGAAATGTCCTCGTTAATCTTACGGGTGTTGGCGATGATGAGGAGGTTAGAGCCAAATTTACTCTTGATAATGATTCACAGGTTAGAATCATGGCCTTGGGGGAAGGTACCGGACGGACAATGCATGATTACGGATGGATTGAAAACGATAGAACCGGTGAAGTTGTCTGGGAAATGACATATCGCAAAACGCGTAATGCCGGCGGCGCCGAAAAAAATAGGAAAGCTATCGCCAATATCTCTCTTGAAAAGGGCACATATGTGGCCTATTTCATTACCGATGGCTCTCATTCAATCGAGAGATTTAATGCCTCGCCGCCCGATGAACCGGAACGATGGGGTATGGTAATTACAAAAAAATAAATCTATTTTTATATAGATCAACCCCACCTTTTCAATGGCAGGGACTCCCCCAGGTCCCTGCCTATAATTTTTAAAACAGATTTACCGCATTTTAAGCCTGATAATGAAATTAATCCATTTTTTATGATATGTTCATTTGAGATTCGGCCACTGCGCGAAATTGTCGTCATCTCTGCAAAAGCCCGTTATCGAGCGGTGTGTCCGGCCTTTGCCGGACTCCTCGCGATGACATTGTGTAGGGACAACTCTCGAGTTGTCCTGAAATTGCATATACTTGCAAACGCGAGCTCGTCACGATGAGTCCCTACATTATGATCATAAATTAGAAAAACGGCTTTCTTTCAGGTAATGTGAATGAATTTGGAAATAGCGTTGAGTTGATTGGATAATTGTGAATGGAATGCGCCGGGAGCTTACGTCCGGCTATCACCGGAGGACGGCCCACCGGTCGGGTCATGCAATTTAATCATCCAGGACAGGATTAATGTCACTATTATTCTCCGTAAGATTTACTTCATTGTCATTTAATTCTATACCGATTGATTTATCTCTTCTGTCCTTTTGCATAGCTTTGCGTTTTTTGGATTGTTTTTTGAGAAGTTTTTTAACTCTGCTTTTGGCTTTACTGGCTATTTCGCCTTCTTTTATATCTCTTTTTAAAACATCAGAAGATAATATATTTTCGATTTCATCATTTGTTACTTTAATGCTTGGTGATATTTTTTTTAAGGATAATCGGATAGAATTGATTACCGGTTCTGTTAAGATTAAAGCTCCAATCATATACTTATTTACACTTTGGACGCGTTTGCCATATTGCTCCATGGCATCAGATCGTATTCCCTTTTTACATAAAATAAATAATTTGCTCTGATCTTCCTTTCTTTTTGCATTTAATTCCAAAAAATTAAAAGAACAAACCTGATCGTAATCAACTTTGCCTTCAAATTTCAACCAATAGATTTCCCAATCTATGCCATTGGTCAGAACGACCCAGCGAATTCCTTTATTAGCGCCATAATTTACGGCCTGACGAAGATGATTTTCTTTTAGATCCAAACCTATTGCTTTCACCTCAATCAGGTATTTTATGTCCCCATCCAACTTAATTGCCAAATCGCAATAAGTTCCTTGTATAGCGCATTCACTGGTTATATCTGAATATTTGTCAAAACCAAAAACATTTGCCAGCATATCGACGACGATAGTCACAGTATCTGATTCATTAATATCACGATCCTTGGCATTCTTCAGTATTTTCTGAAATCTGCCTACTTCTTTATTTAATCGTTCTGCAACCTTTTTGGGGATTTTGATCATGGTATATTTTCCTAATTAAGATTTTATTTATATCTTCCCAAGATAACTACTACAATACTAATAAATGGTAGATGGTGTTGTCAATGATTTATTTTTATTTTTTGCGTATATATCCTTGAGTAAAGGAAGCAGATAAATTTTTACTGCTTGAGCCATTAAAGCCTGGTGAGACCCCATTGCCAGTCGATTTCCCAGAAATGAAAAAAGCATATAATAGATTAAGAAATGCAGAAGATGCGCTGCGAGATTATTTAGATCAATTTATTGGAGACGATGGCAGGATGCGCCTTGAATAAATTCGTATTCCAACCATTGGATTGAGATTTTTTTGTCTAAACCGCAGGGATTTCGACCTGCCAGAAAATCACAGAAGGGTCGGGAAATTCCCGACCCTTCTGTGATTGGTTTATCTATTTTATTCTGGTTTGGATTTTGTCAAAAACGGTTCGAGCATTTCAATCGGCAGAGGGAATACCAGCGTTGAATTTTTCTCGGCGGCGACTTCGGTTAAGGTCTGGAGATAACGGAGCTGAATCGTTATTTTCTCCTTTGACATTTCCCTGGCGGCCATGAGCAGTTTTTCCGCCGCCTGAAATTCGCCCTCGGCATGAATAACTTTAGCCCGTCGTTCACGTTCGGCCTCAGCCTGCCGTGCGATAGCGCGCTGCATCTCCTGAGGCAAATCGACGTTTTTGACCTCGACCTTGGTGACTTTGATGCCCCATGGTTCGGTATCTTCGTCAATTATTTTCTGAAGTTGTTCGTTGAGTTTTTCTCGCTCAGAAAGCAGAGAATCCAAATCAACCTGCCCCAGAACGGCTCGCAGTGTCGTTTGCGAAATCATCGACGTCGCGTATAAGAAATCTTCCACCGCCACTACGGCCTTGACCGGATCCATGACCCGGAAATAAACGACAGCGTTGACGCGGACGGTGACGTTATCGCGCGTGATAACATCCTGCTCGGGAACGTCCATGGTTACCACCCGCAGGGACACTTTGACCATCTTATCGATAACCGGAATCAATAAAATAAGTCCCGGTCCTTTGGCTCCCACCAAACGACCCAGCCTGAACACGACGCCTCGTTCGTATTCACGCAGGATTCGTATTGCATAGGCGATTATCAAAACCGCGAAAAAGATTAATGTTAAAACTCCTGAACTAAAGATGTTCACCTTTCACCTCCCAATTTTATTACTTTCAATCGCATATTTTCAAATTTTTCAACTTTGACTTTATCACCCGGAATTAATTCCTGTTCGCAATCGGCGCGCCACAGTTCGCCTTCGACAAAGACCATGCCCCCTTCGCGGACAACGCCAATTCCGCCAATTATCCCTTCCTGCCCGGTAGCGACTTTTCGACGGTGAGCCTTGATTGCAAACCCAACGATAAAGAGGAAAAACGCGGATATTGCCAAAACCGTCGTGACGATAACGACCATGGATATTTGCAAATATGGTTCGGGCGAATCGATCAGCATAAATGATCCCAATAGCATCGATATTACGCCCCCAATCGCCAAAACTCCATGACTGACTATTTTTATTTCGAGCACAAACAAAATCACAGCGAAGATAATCAGGCCCAATCCGGCGTAATTGATCGGCAATTGCTGAAAGGAAAAGAAAGCCAAAAGCAAACTGATACCCCCGACGACTCCCGGCAATATCGCGCCGGGATTATAAAGCTCAATCATCAATCCCAGCCAGCCTATATTGAAAAGAATAAAGGCCACGGTCGGATTGGTAATTATGCTCAAGAATCTGTTTTTAAAGGTAATGTGATAATCTGTGATAACCGCTCCCGCGACCGCGAGGGTATCTTCACCGTCGGGCATTGATACAATTCGTCCGTCTAATTGATTTAGCAAATCTTCAAAATCTTTGGCGAGAATATCAATGACGTTCGAATCCAGCGCGGCTTCGGCGTCAATCGAAGCGCTCTCACGCACCGCGGCTTCGGCCCACGTGATATTCCGATTTCTTTTCTTGGCGATTGAGGTAATGTAGGCGACGGCGTCATTCTGGATTTTTTCGGTCATAACCGAATCCATTTCGCCGCCCAGATTGACGCCATGCGCGGCGCCGATATTGGTTCCCGGAGCCATCGCCGCGATGTGCGCCGAATAGGCAATAAAAAGTCCGGCCGAGGCGGCATGCGCTCCCGAAGGCGAAACGTAAACTACCGTTGGAATATCGGCGTTTAGAAGCTTGCGGCAGATCGGTCTCATTGACGCATCCAATCCACCGGGAGTGTTCAGCTCAAAGATGATAATATCATCGTCGTTCTCAATGGCCTGTTCAAGGGCGCCCTCGATTATGCGCAAAGCAATCGGCCCGATCGGCATATCAACCTGTGCCCGAAGAGCTCGACCGGTGTTATTCGCCGCCGCTTCTTCGAATTGGAAAAAAGACAAAAACACCACTAACAATAAAAATGTAAACACAAAGGGCGACAACCGACTTTTTTCCCTTATTCTATATCTTGTTTTATCCATAATTCCCTACCTGCTTTTTCCACTCTCTCCCCTGGTTTTCAAATAAGATACGGCTTAGCACGCAACATTTATAAAAATATAGATATTCCTGCCTTCAAAAACAATCATTGTTTTCATACCGGAACTTGTATATATAAACCGGAGTTTAATACTTAACGCAAGATGCGGTGAGGGATTGATATGATAAATAACTATAAATCAATAGATGACTATGAAAAGATACTGGCAGCCAGTCAGACCCAGCCGGTTTTTCTGCTGAAGCATTCGACAGCCTGCGGAGTATCAAGAGTAGCTTTAGCTGAATTTGAAAAATCTATAGAGACTGAACCTGAGGTTCAATTCTGGATTGTCCTGGTTCGGGAAGACCGGCCGCTATCTCTGGATATCGCCGAACGAACCAAAATTACCCACCAATCCCCGCAATTGATAATGTTTTCCATGGGCCAACCGGTTTGGAATTGCTCCCATTTTGATATTACTGCCGAGAATTTGAAAAATAACCTACGTCAACCAGGATAAACTCAATCTCAATTCTGGCGTATAAAAAATTTCTAACATTCCGGTTAACTTAATTTGATGAATTAGCCGACAATCTTAGCATGGGGCTGACCGCTAAACAAAGAATCATCAACGCTTATGAGAATCTTCAGGCGTTTGAAGAAGAACTGGCTCTCTATTATGAGGGAGCGATAAAAAAGTGCGGCGAATTGGCTGAATTCTGGGAGAGCGCGTCATTTCTCAAAAAGACAAGGGCCAATCTCTATGCCAATTTGATTGAGGACGCGGGCCCCAATTGGAGATATTATCAACTCGACCGGGGAGTTTCCGGTTCATTTATTAATCTCATCAACAAAATAAAAGCCGAAAATAATCGCTCCGACAACCGGATTCTTTCATTGAGTTCGATAGGACGCTTTGCTTACGAAGTCGAAATTGCGCCCATCTCGACCAAGCTGTTTCCGGTAATTACCGGGACTAATCCCACATTTGGAACAATAAACCTGATTCTTGAAGAAATTCAGCATCGACAGGTTCGTCTCATTAAGGGTTTGCTGGACAGCAATAAACAAAGTTCCGAATACAGCCTGGCCAAATAATTCCCGCTTTTTTGTTAATTCCTTTTTATAAAATTGAATACCATCTGTTCCGGCAAAGTGATAATGTCATATTTTTAGCAAAATAGAAATGTCCTCATGAGAGGCTATAATAGGTTCCCAAAAGTCAGGGAGGATTATGGCCGGCGAGGATATTATCGGGATGAGTTTGAGGGAGTTGGGGAGGTTGAAGGTAGTTCATATTAAGACAAAGCTTCGGGAAAAACTAATAAAGATTGGAGAGGAAGCTGGTATTGAAAAAAACTGACAACTCTCCATTCTCCTTGTCACACGTTTGCCAGTCAGCTTGTGATGAACGGAGTTGATTTACCGACAGTACAGAAGCTCATGGGGCATTCTGATATACAGAC
This window of the Candidatus Zixiibacteriota bacterium genome carries:
- a CDS encoding restriction endonuclease subunit R; the encoded protein is MIKIPKKVAERLNKEVGRFQKILKNAKDRDINESDTVTIVVDMLANVFGFDKYSDITSECAIQGTYCDLAIKLDGDIKYLIEVKAIGLDLKENHLRQAVNYGANKGIRWVVLTNGIDWEIYWLKFEGKVDYDQVCSFNFLELNAKRKEDQSKLFILCKKGIRSDAMEQYGKRVQSVNKYMIGALILTEPVINSIRLSLKKISPSIKVTNDEIENILSSDVLKRDIKEGEIASKAKSRVKKLLKKQSKKRKAMQKDRRDKSIGIELNDNEVNLTENNSDINPVLDD
- a CDS encoding nodulation protein NfeD encodes the protein MDKTRYRIREKSRLSPFVFTFLLLVVFLSFFQFEEAAANNTGRALRAQVDMPIGPIALRIIEGALEQAIENDDDIIIFELNTPGGLDASMRPICRKLLNADIPTVVYVSPSGAHAASAGLFIAYSAHIAAMAPGTNIGAAHGVNLGGEMDSVMTEKIQNDAVAYITSIAKKRNRNITWAEAAVRESASIDAEAALDSNVIDILAKDFEDLLNQLDGRIVSMPDGEDTLAVAGAVITDYHITFKNRFLSIITNPTVAFILFNIGWLGLMIELYNPGAILPGVVGGISLLLAFFSFQQLPINYAGLGLIIFAVILFVLEIKIVSHGVLAIGGVISMLLGSFMLIDSPEPYLQISMVVIVTTVLAISAFFLFIVGFAIKAHRRKVATGQEGIIGGIGVVREGGMVFVEGELWRADCEQELIPGDKVKVEKFENMRLKVIKLGGER
- the ytxJ gene encoding bacillithiol system redox-active protein YtxJ, which codes for MINNYKSIDDYEKILAASQTQPVFLLKHSTACGVSRVALAEFEKSIETEPEVQFWIVLVREDRPLSLDIAERTKITHQSPQLIMFSMGQPVWNCSHFDITAENLKNNLRQPG
- a CDS encoding slipin family protein; protein product: MNIFSSGVLTLIFFAVLIIAYAIRILREYERGVVFRLGRLVGAKGPGLILLIPVIDKMVKVSLRVVTMDVPEQDVITRDNVTVRVNAVVYFRVMDPVKAVVAVEDFLYATSMISQTTLRAVLGQVDLDSLLSEREKLNEQLQKIIDEDTEPWGIKVTKVEVKNVDLPQEMQRAIARQAEAERERRAKVIHAEGEFQAAEKLLMAAREMSKEKITIQLRYLQTLTEVAAEKNSTLVFPLPIEMLEPFLTKSKPE
- a CDS encoding carbohydrate kinase family protein, with product MPPKRLSRGKIGIIGSINRDTIYLADDRQVSSWGGILYNIKYLAESGVGEIVPVVNAGDDAYKDIIKILKKYPNVNLEYISRVDALNNHCFLYYHNQSHKCEILKGGVPRLNYKQISPLLNCEIALVNFISGRDIALQTLEKFRGNYHGLIYMDIHSLTLGSRKVKDGFKRFLRRPSNWFRYAACADILQMNENEFEILSGRKLSRNDLIQFWLPISANTKCLNITLRREGSLVVSGKANPKIKEISPVRVSRVYDTTGCGDAFAAGFISEYLNSKNFVKSAANGNRLAAQRCGVKGKVF
- a CDS encoding TldD/PmbA family protein, encoding MIGKQKLIAHLKKALAYSKADDTEIVFIGSESGLTRYANSAIHQNVFENNCKIYVRTAVGKKVGVASTNSLNAQSLRKTIDNSLEIAQNQPDNPLYIGLAKPAKYKSMKTFDAGTAKFTPRDRAKVVKKIISVADKKNFTLAGAFATSSGEIAIVNSNGVKAYQPTTSASINMIAMSDTSSGYAAALSRRVNDIDFDMLANRAVDKCEMSLNPISIEPGTYEIILEPAAAASLLEWMNYIGMGSKSFQEKTSFLAGKIGKKVTSEMISIYDNSLDEKSIGFPFDFEGVPKKKVNIIQKGIAKGVVYDRMSGPKDKKKSTGHALTPNESNEGALGLNLVISPGKAKRDKMIEKVKKGILITRFHYINGFIDTPNAVMTGMTRDGTFLIEKGNIKGGIKNLRFTDAMLRAFATTVAISRETELVESWWDAVGCIKAPTIHLKKFKFTGKTEF
- a CDS encoding TldD/PmbA family protein, with protein sequence MKDKLKECIKWLKSKGVDYADCRYVRREAENIRTANGNVEMLSRDLDVGVGIRVLASGSWGFAATAVLTSVDLKKTANKALQVAKASAMTQREKVVLADEKPHVDYYKSPCKKDPFRIPTDEKLNLLIGLTEDLKKVKKIRRAEASMDFFKTNKIFVSTDGAEIEQDIIESGGGFEALAFHGKEAHRRSYPNSFRGDYACRGYEFIEEMDLPSHTERIANEAVQLLSAKPCPDTHSDIIICGSQMALQVHESCGHPIELDRVLGTEISLAGGSFMTIDKLNKLKYGSDIVNITADATIKGAFGSFGYDDEGVKAQRKPIIKNGKFVGYLTSRETGPIVKKKSNGTMRASGWNRIPLIRMTNINLEPGKWELDDLIADTKKGIFFGPNKSWSIDDKRLNFQFGGECAWEIKNGKLGQMYKNPVYTGITPEFWNSCDAICNKNHWHVWGVPNCGKGEPMQSMHVAHGTAPARFRNIKVGVSK